One Mycobacteroides abscessus ATCC 19977 genomic window carries:
- a CDS encoding NAD(P)H-dependent flavin oxidoreductase: MITNRVTELLGVERPIVQAPMGWIARSQLASAVCNAGGLGIIETSSGELDAIKDEIRAMREFTDKPFGVNIAQAFVRDPSIAQFVVDQGVTFVTTSAGDPNKYTRVLKDNGLTVFHVVPTLAAALKAVDAGVDGLVVEGVEGGGFKDPKGASTMVLLPLVRSHVDIPIIAAGGICDGVSMAAAFALGAEGVQMGTRMMSAAESPIHHNWKAAVVAARETDTVLLNRLTKPGLRALRSARTEEMERRDLVSLLETGDPLDLYFGGNMETFVPLGGQVAGRIGGVESVKDILDATMDEFTAVIGKLAAQYV, encoded by the coding sequence GTGATCACAAACCGGGTAACCGAATTGCTGGGTGTCGAACGGCCGATCGTGCAGGCCCCGATGGGCTGGATAGCGCGATCCCAGCTGGCTAGCGCGGTATGCAACGCGGGTGGGCTCGGCATCATCGAGACGAGCTCCGGTGAGTTGGACGCCATCAAGGACGAGATCCGTGCGATGCGTGAGTTCACCGACAAGCCCTTTGGCGTCAACATCGCGCAGGCATTCGTGCGTGATCCTTCCATTGCGCAGTTCGTGGTGGACCAAGGCGTCACCTTCGTGACTACCAGCGCGGGGGACCCCAACAAATACACCCGCGTCCTGAAAGATAACGGGCTCACGGTCTTTCATGTGGTCCCCACGCTGGCGGCGGCCCTCAAGGCGGTCGATGCCGGCGTCGACGGCCTAGTGGTGGAGGGTGTCGAGGGCGGCGGATTCAAGGACCCTAAGGGCGCGTCCACCATGGTGCTGCTGCCCTTGGTGCGCTCGCACGTCGACATTCCGATCATCGCCGCAGGAGGCATCTGCGACGGCGTCTCGATGGCTGCTGCGTTCGCGCTTGGTGCTGAAGGCGTACAGATGGGCACGCGAATGATGTCGGCTGCCGAGTCGCCCATCCACCACAACTGGAAGGCGGCGGTGGTCGCGGCCCGTGAGACCGACACCGTGTTGCTCAACCGGCTCACCAAGCCGGGGCTACGTGCGCTGCGCAGCGCACGTACCGAGGAGATGGAACGACGGGACTTGGTGTCACTGCTGGAAACCGGAGACCCGTTGGACCTTTACTTCGGAGGCAACATGGAAACCTTTGTGCCGCTTGGCGGCCAGGTTGCCGGGCGCATTGGCGGCGTCGAATCGGTCAAGGACATCCTCGACGCCACCATGGACGAGTTCACCGCGGTGATCGGTAAGCTCGCGGCACAGTACGTCTAG
- a CDS encoding thioesterase family protein: MVDAPFAQAMSLTPAGEGLFDAHLNDTWTIGPKLHGGVMLALLAGAARESLTEGLRTSGSSAGQREPIAVSASYLFAPSPGDMQVRTSVRKHGKQISLVDAELIQGDRTAVHAVVTLGTPEQHVGPLLTALPPALTQLPAEPPPGVAPIAEGHPMGEIFHLFGGLDVRPSLRSMSDLSERGKPEIVLWARPRDMAPDGLFALVCGDISVPVTFPLGRFGWAPTVQLTTYLRTLPADGWLRVLCSTNQIGQHWFDSEHTVIDSEGALVVQSRQLAMVPVN; encoded by the coding sequence GTGGTAGATGCCCCCTTCGCGCAAGCTATGTCTCTCACCCCGGCCGGGGAGGGACTGTTTGACGCTCACCTGAATGACACCTGGACGATCGGGCCCAAGCTGCACGGTGGCGTGATGCTCGCGCTGCTCGCGGGGGCGGCGCGTGAGTCGCTGACCGAAGGTCTTCGCACAAGCGGCTCATCCGCGGGTCAGCGTGAGCCCATCGCCGTCAGCGCGAGTTACCTGTTCGCGCCGTCTCCCGGTGACATGCAGGTGCGTACGTCCGTGCGCAAGCACGGCAAGCAGATTTCTCTCGTTGATGCCGAGCTGATCCAGGGCGACCGCACCGCGGTTCATGCCGTCGTCACCCTGGGCACTCCGGAGCAGCATGTGGGCCCGCTTCTCACGGCCCTGCCGCCGGCACTCACCCAGCTGCCGGCCGAGCCGCCGCCGGGAGTGGCCCCGATAGCCGAGGGGCATCCGATGGGGGAGATCTTTCACCTGTTTGGCGGGTTGGATGTGCGCCCGTCACTGCGGTCGATGAGCGATCTGAGCGAGCGCGGCAAGCCCGAGATCGTCCTCTGGGCCCGGCCCCGCGATATGGCGCCCGACGGGCTGTTCGCGCTGGTCTGCGGTGACATCTCGGTGCCCGTGACCTTCCCGCTGGGGCGTTTTGGCTGGGCGCCCACCGTGCAGCTGACCACGTATCTGCGCACGCTGCCCGCGGATGGTTGGCTGCGCGTGCTGTGTAGCACCAATCAGATCGGGCAGCATTGGTTTGATTCCGAGCACACGGTGATCGACTCCGAAGGCGCGTTGGTGGTGCAGTCTCGCCAGCTCGCCATGGTGCCCGTAAACTGA
- a CDS encoding serine hydrolase domain-containing protein, translating to MSQPQRRVETAPAIAPVPVRTELPGGVHGWAQPEFDRVVRKFASMYVGRIGGGALCVYVDGEPVLDIWAGEARPGMPWTHDTAPIVYSASKGVTATVIHRLADRGLLTYDAPVARYWPQFAANGKESITVREVLSHKSGLAALAPLASTPEELLDHELMEERLAAAPVGRFYGKAAYHAMSYGWLLAGLGRAITGQDMRALYRAEIAEPLGVDGIHLGRPPADSPTIPAGIYAHLEKAVRTPFLSRGLSLGARVIDAIPAARGATGAIHVPGAERIVADNGHTSAPLYDTQMGAGNAICTAPALAKLYAALSNRGSVDGRQLLSAEKTAELARGRGIRPGLPLARDIWDLGYHCFPAPGLLGGFGHMGAGGSTGWADPKRRIAVGLAHNHLILPNPMHNVAFPRLWAATVRSAR from the coding sequence ATGTCACAACCGCAGCGTCGCGTGGAGACGGCCCCCGCTATCGCACCCGTCCCCGTCCGCACCGAGCTGCCTGGCGGGGTGCACGGCTGGGCCCAACCCGAGTTCGATCGGGTGGTTCGCAAGTTCGCGTCGATGTACGTGGGCCGCATCGGCGGCGGCGCACTCTGCGTATATGTGGACGGCGAACCGGTGCTCGATATCTGGGCCGGCGAGGCGCGTCCGGGCATGCCCTGGACCCACGACACCGCGCCCATCGTCTACTCGGCGTCCAAGGGCGTAACCGCCACCGTCATTCATCGGCTGGCCGACCGCGGGCTCCTAACCTATGACGCTCCCGTGGCCCGGTACTGGCCGCAGTTCGCGGCCAACGGCAAGGAGTCGATCACCGTCCGAGAGGTGTTGTCGCACAAGTCCGGGCTCGCCGCGCTCGCCCCGCTGGCATCCACACCCGAGGAACTGCTCGATCACGAACTCATGGAGGAGCGGCTCGCCGCCGCCCCCGTCGGGCGCTTCTACGGCAAGGCCGCTTATCACGCGATGAGCTACGGCTGGCTGCTGGCCGGGCTCGGGCGCGCGATCACCGGCCAAGACATGCGTGCGCTCTACCGCGCCGAGATCGCCGAACCTCTGGGGGTGGACGGCATCCACCTAGGACGACCACCTGCCGATTCGCCGACCATCCCCGCGGGGATCTACGCGCACCTCGAGAAGGCAGTGAGGACGCCCTTCTTGTCGCGGGGCCTGTCCCTCGGCGCGCGCGTCATCGACGCCATACCGGCAGCACGCGGCGCCACCGGCGCGATCCATGTCCCGGGGGCCGAACGCATCGTCGCCGACAACGGACACACCAGTGCACCGCTGTACGACACCCAGATGGGCGCGGGTAATGCCATCTGCACCGCGCCCGCGCTGGCCAAGCTCTATGCCGCGTTGAGCAATCGGGGAAGCGTCGACGGCCGTCAGCTGCTCTCGGCAGAGAAGACCGCCGAACTGGCCCGGGGGCGCGGGATCCGACCCGGCCTTCCCCTTGCCCGCGATATCTGGGACCTTGGCTACCACTGCTTCCCCGCCCCCGGGCTGCTGGGCGGGTTCGGCCACATGGGCGCCGGGGGCTCCACCGGATGGGCAGACCCCAAGCGTCGCATCGCCGTTGGGCTGGCGCATAACCACCTGATACTGCCCAACCCGATGCACAATGTGGCCTTCCCCCGGCTATGGGCCGCCACGGTACGCAGCGCGCGCTAG
- a CDS encoding heme-binding protein encodes MKPIATGLFTALGAAALFSAATANAEPERPANCTAADLAGVSAGVAASTSSYLFTHPDVNDFFTSQAGKPHGEMQAAVKAYFSTNPEAENDLRAIRQPVVDFRERCQLPQERQP; translated from the coding sequence ATGAAACCGATTGCCACAGGCCTGTTTACGGCCCTGGGTGCCGCGGCGCTGTTCAGCGCGGCAACCGCGAACGCAGAGCCGGAGCGCCCGGCCAACTGCACGGCCGCCGATCTGGCCGGGGTCTCGGCGGGTGTCGCCGCCTCCACATCGAGCTATCTGTTCACGCACCCGGACGTCAACGACTTCTTCACCAGCCAAGCGGGCAAGCCGCACGGCGAGATGCAGGCCGCCGTGAAGGCCTACTTCAGCACCAACCCCGAGGCCGAGAACGATCTGCGCGCCATCCGGCAGCCTGTCGTCGACTTCCGGGAGCGGTGCCAGTTGCCGCAGGAGCGTCAGCCATGA
- a CDS encoding nitroreductase/quinone reductase family protein, whose protein sequence is MSKQPDWAIRIGAWFLENGHRALLALTGGRYPKKVLGMQPVELYTIGSKTGQRRGTLLTAPIYEPDRVVLVASYGGGTENPAWYKNLVKNPAVEIAVDDVARPFTAHTASAEEKAALWPTIVKVNPGYAGYQKNTDRDIPVIICVPA, encoded by the coding sequence GTGAGCAAGCAACCCGACTGGGCCATCCGGATTGGTGCCTGGTTCTTGGAAAACGGTCACCGAGCACTGCTCGCGCTCACCGGCGGGCGCTATCCCAAGAAGGTGCTGGGGATGCAGCCAGTGGAGCTGTACACCATCGGCAGCAAGACGGGGCAGCGCCGCGGCACCCTGTTGACCGCTCCCATCTACGAGCCCGACAGGGTGGTGCTGGTGGCCTCCTACGGTGGCGGCACCGAGAACCCGGCCTGGTACAAGAACCTCGTGAAGAACCCGGCCGTCGAGATCGCTGTCGACGATGTCGCACGCCCCTTTACGGCGCACACCGCCTCGGCCGAGGAGAAGGCCGCGCTGTGGCCCACGATCGTCAAGGTCAACCCGGGCTATGCGGGCTACCAGAAGAACACCGACCGGGATATCCCCGTCATCATCTGCGTGCCGGCCTAG
- a CDS encoding 30S ribosomal protein bS22 has protein sequence MGSVIKKRRKRMSKKKHRKLLRRTRVQRRKLGK, from the coding sequence ATGGGTTCAGTCATCAAGAAGCGGCGTAAGCGTATGTCCAAGAAGAAGCACCGCAAGCTGCTTCGTCGCACCCGCGTGCAGCGCAGAAAACTCGGCAAGTAA
- a CDS encoding nitroreductase/quinone reductase family protein, whose product MGDKQKTPDWVAERGAWVLENGHRALLKLTGGRWPHKLGYMQTLELHTIGRKSGERRSTLLSSPVFGPDRIIVIASLGGASHHPAWYLNLVADPHVEITVRGETKPYIARTASAEEKAELWPEITRGFGNPYAGYQRSTTRDIPVVICEPA is encoded by the coding sequence ATGGGCGACAAGCAGAAGACGCCTGACTGGGTCGCCGAGCGCGGCGCGTGGGTGTTGGAAAACGGGCACCGGGCCTTGTTGAAACTGACAGGCGGCCGCTGGCCGCACAAACTCGGGTACATGCAGACCCTGGAGCTGCACACCATCGGACGCAAGTCCGGTGAACGCCGCTCAACATTGTTGAGCTCTCCCGTCTTTGGGCCGGACCGGATTATCGTCATCGCCTCACTGGGTGGTGCCTCGCACCACCCCGCCTGGTACCTCAATCTCGTCGCCGATCCCCATGTTGAAATCACTGTGCGCGGCGAGACCAAGCCGTACATCGCGCGTACCGCCTCGGCGGAAGAGAAGGCGGAACTGTGGCCGGAGATCACCCGGGGATTCGGCAACCCCTACGCGGGATATCAGCGCAGCACCACCCGCGACATTCCCGTCGTCATCTGTGAACCGGCATAA
- the proC gene encoding pyrroline-5-carboxylate reductase, protein MSRIAIIGGGNIGEALISGLLRAGRQAKDIVVSEKVPARARALADAYSIRISEVADAVEGADFIVVAVKPSDVESATTEIAAALAKLDAEGSERETEQVLVSVAAGVSTGFFESKLAAGAPVVRVMPNAPMLVGAGVSALAKGRFANDEQLSAVAELLESVGTVITVAESQMDTVTAISGSGPAYFFLLVEALVDAGVASGLTRPVATDLVIQTMAGSAAMLLERAESDENRAPGLQTRTEVDTTAAELRATITSPGGTTAAALRELERGGLRASVYAAVDAAKTRSEQLGITSE, encoded by the coding sequence ATGTCCAGAATCGCAATTATCGGTGGCGGCAATATCGGCGAAGCACTCATCTCCGGGCTGCTGAGGGCCGGGCGGCAGGCCAAGGACATTGTTGTCTCGGAGAAGGTACCGGCACGGGCCAGGGCCCTTGCCGACGCGTACTCCATCCGGATCAGCGAGGTGGCCGACGCCGTCGAGGGCGCCGACTTCATCGTGGTGGCGGTCAAACCCTCCGATGTGGAGAGCGCAACGACCGAGATCGCCGCGGCGCTGGCGAAATTGGACGCCGAGGGCAGCGAGCGGGAAACCGAGCAGGTTCTGGTGTCGGTGGCCGCCGGGGTATCGACGGGATTCTTTGAATCCAAGCTGGCGGCCGGAGCACCGGTGGTGCGCGTGATGCCCAATGCCCCGATGCTGGTCGGTGCGGGGGTAAGCGCACTGGCCAAGGGCCGATTCGCCAATGATGAGCAGCTCAGTGCCGTCGCCGAGCTGCTCGAGTCCGTCGGCACCGTCATCACCGTCGCCGAATCGCAGATGGACACCGTGACCGCCATTTCCGGATCAGGGCCGGCTTACTTCTTTTTGCTCGTCGAGGCGCTGGTCGACGCGGGGGTGGCCTCGGGCCTCACCCGCCCCGTCGCAACCGATCTGGTCATCCAAACCATGGCCGGATCCGCCGCGATGCTCTTGGAACGGGCCGAATCGGACGAGAATCGCGCCCCCGGACTGCAGACCCGCACCGAGGTGGATACGACCGCCGCCGAGCTACGCGCGACGATTACCTCGCCGGGCGGTACTACCGCCGCTGCGCTGCGTGAACTGGAACGCGGAGGTTTGCGGGCAAGCGTCTACGCGGCCGTGGATGCCGCAAAAACACGCTCCGAGCAGCTCGGAATCACATCAGAGTAA
- a CDS encoding lysophospholipid acyltransferase family protein: MAGETKAKVIQLQANSERHAARARRAEARADAGRRHPSSLTNGAPVHDPAETAAVIHDLNEIRAAQGNAHVGDEESLTALAANIAAVAEFIRRRVGGDYSVDDFGFDEHLNESLLLPLLRPLFNRWFRVDVTGVENIPATGGALVVANHAGVLPLDGLMLSVAVHDRCPGNRTLRNLAADMVFDAPFLGQLARKAGHTLACTADAHRLLSGGELTAVFPEGYKGLGKPFKDRYKLQRFGRGGFVAAAIRTGAPIVPCSIVGSEEIYPMIADLKVIARLFGLPYFPVTPLFPAAGPVGLVPLPSKWHIEFGTPIPTDGYDEAAADDPMVTFEVTDQVRETIQQTLYRLLAGRRNMFFG; this comes from the coding sequence GTGGCTGGTGAGACCAAAGCGAAAGTTATTCAACTGCAGGCTAATTCGGAACGCCATGCTGCACGTGCTCGCCGGGCCGAGGCGCGTGCCGACGCCGGCAGGCGGCACCCCTCGTCGTTGACCAACGGTGCGCCCGTCCACGATCCCGCGGAAACCGCCGCAGTGATCCACGACCTCAATGAGATTCGGGCGGCACAGGGCAACGCTCACGTGGGCGACGAGGAGTCGCTGACGGCTCTCGCGGCCAACATTGCCGCCGTCGCTGAGTTCATTCGCCGGCGAGTGGGCGGCGATTACAGCGTTGATGATTTCGGATTCGACGAGCACCTCAACGAATCGCTGTTACTTCCTTTGCTGAGGCCACTGTTCAACCGTTGGTTCAGAGTGGACGTGACCGGGGTGGAGAACATTCCCGCTACCGGTGGAGCCCTGGTTGTGGCTAACCATGCCGGTGTGCTGCCCTTGGATGGGCTGATGCTGTCGGTGGCCGTGCACGACCGGTGCCCCGGCAACCGCACGCTGCGTAACCTGGCCGCCGACATGGTGTTCGACGCACCGTTCCTGGGGCAGTTGGCGCGAAAGGCCGGTCATACGCTGGCATGCACGGCCGATGCGCACCGGCTACTGTCCGGCGGCGAGTTGACGGCGGTGTTCCCGGAGGGTTACAAGGGCCTGGGCAAGCCGTTCAAGGATCGCTACAAACTGCAGCGGTTCGGTCGTGGCGGGTTTGTGGCGGCAGCCATCCGCACCGGTGCTCCCATCGTCCCGTGCTCGATCGTGGGGTCTGAAGAGATCTACCCGATGATCGCCGACCTGAAGGTGATCGCCCGGCTATTCGGCTTGCCGTACTTCCCGGTGACCCCGCTGTTCCCGGCGGCAGGTCCCGTCGGGCTGGTGCCGCTGCCGTCCAAGTGGCATATCGAATTCGGCACCCCGATCCCGACGGATGGGTACGACGAGGCCGCAGCCGACGATCCGATGGTGACCTTCGAGGTGACCGATCAGGTGCGCGAGACCATTCAGCAGACGCTGTACCGGCTACTCGCGGGCCGTCGCAACATGTTCTTCGGCTAA
- a CDS encoding R2-like ligand-binding oxidase, with translation MTRTQYGSLRAGGLNWDSMPLKLFAGGNAKFWDPAGIDFSRDRADWESLTERERDYATRLCAQFIAGEESVTQDIQPFMSAMRAEGRLGDEMYLTQFAFEEAKHTQVFRLWLDAVGVSEDLHGYLDDLPAYREIFFDRLPDALGMLAADPSPAAQVRASVTYNHVVEGMLALTGYFAWHKICVDRGILPGMQELVHRIGDDERRHMAWGTFTCRRHVAADDANWSVFEARMNELIPIALRLTEEGFELYGDDTPFGLSLDEFMQYSADKGMRRFGTISSARGRPLAEIDLDYSPLQLEDTFAAEDRQALAATA, from the coding sequence ATGACGCGCACACAATACGGATCGCTGCGGGCCGGAGGGCTCAATTGGGATTCCATGCCGCTCAAGCTATTCGCGGGCGGTAACGCGAAATTCTGGGATCCGGCCGGTATCGACTTCTCGCGCGACAGGGCGGACTGGGAATCGCTCACCGAACGCGAACGCGACTATGCCACCCGGCTATGCGCGCAGTTCATCGCGGGCGAGGAATCGGTGACTCAGGATATTCAGCCGTTCATGTCCGCGATGCGCGCCGAGGGGCGGCTGGGCGATGAAATGTACTTGACGCAGTTCGCCTTTGAGGAAGCAAAGCACACTCAGGTATTTCGGCTCTGGCTCGACGCCGTCGGGGTCAGCGAGGATCTGCACGGCTATCTCGACGATCTGCCGGCCTACCGCGAGATCTTCTTCGATCGGCTGCCCGATGCTCTCGGAATGTTGGCCGCAGACCCGTCGCCGGCGGCGCAGGTCCGTGCGTCGGTGACCTATAACCATGTTGTGGAGGGCATGCTCGCGCTCACCGGATATTTTGCTTGGCACAAGATTTGCGTGGATCGCGGGATACTGCCGGGCATGCAGGAGCTGGTGCACCGGATCGGAGATGACGAGCGGCGCCACATGGCTTGGGGCACCTTCACCTGCCGGCGTCATGTCGCGGCCGATGACGCGAACTGGTCGGTGTTCGAAGCACGGATGAACGAACTCATCCCGATTGCCCTGCGGCTCACCGAAGAAGGCTTCGAACTCTACGGCGACGACACCCCGTTTGGGCTTTCTCTGGACGAGTTCATGCAGTACTCCGCAGACAAGGGTATGCGCCGATTCGGAACCATCAGCAGTGCCCGTGGCCGCCCGCTCGCGGAGATCGATCTGGACTATTCACCACTGCAGCTTGAAGATACGTTCGCCGCGGAGGACCGTCAGGCGCTCGCCGCCACGGCCTAG
- a CDS encoding SDR family oxidoreductase: MSAGESNLHYPRVVLVTGASRFLGGYLAARLVQNPMINRVIAVDAVAPSKDLLRRMGRAEFVRADIRNPFIAKVIRNGEVDTVVHTASASYSPRSGGRAALKELNVMGAMQLFAACQKAPTVQRVVVKSTAQVYGASARDPVMFTEEMSARRPPADGFARDSIDIESYARGLGRRRPDVAVTILRLANLIGPGMDTALARYLAGPVVPTMLGRDARLQLLHEQDALGALERATMAGKAGTFNIAADGMMMMSQAVRRSGQLGIPVPSFAVAAIASFTKGTRYTELSSEQRDWLAYGRAMDNTRMKTELGYQPKWTTIGAFGDYVRGRGITPVIEPEWVRSLGDRAVAFAQKISS, from the coding sequence GTGAGCGCCGGCGAGTCCAACCTGCATTACCCGAGGGTCGTGCTGGTTACCGGGGCCAGCAGATTCCTCGGGGGTTACCTGGCTGCGCGCCTGGTCCAGAATCCGATGATCAATCGCGTGATCGCAGTGGATGCGGTCGCTCCGAGTAAGGACCTGCTGCGCCGCATGGGCCGGGCCGAGTTTGTCCGGGCCGATATCCGCAACCCGTTCATCGCGAAGGTTATTCGCAACGGCGAGGTCGACACGGTGGTGCACACCGCTTCGGCGTCCTACTCGCCGCGTTCCGGCGGGCGTGCCGCGCTCAAGGAATTGAACGTGATGGGCGCGATGCAGCTGTTCGCGGCCTGCCAGAAGGCCCCCACCGTGCAGCGCGTCGTGGTGAAGTCCACCGCGCAGGTGTATGGGGCCAGCGCCCGGGACCCGGTGATGTTCACCGAGGAGATGAGCGCGCGTCGCCCGCCCGCCGACGGGTTCGCACGCGACAGCATCGACATCGAGAGCTACGCCCGCGGCTTGGGCCGGCGCCGGCCCGATGTCGCCGTGACAATCCTGCGACTGGCCAATCTGATCGGTCCTGGCATGGATACCGCGCTGGCTCGCTATCTGGCGGGCCCGGTGGTTCCCACCATGCTCGGGCGCGACGCCCGACTGCAGCTGCTGCATGAGCAGGACGCGCTGGGTGCGCTCGAACGCGCCACCATGGCCGGTAAGGCGGGCACCTTCAACATCGCGGCCGACGGCATGATGATGATGTCGCAGGCAGTCCGGCGCTCGGGGCAGCTCGGCATTCCTGTGCCATCGTTTGCGGTTGCGGCGATCGCCTCCTTCACCAAGGGCACCCGTTACACCGAACTGAGTTCCGAACAGCGTGACTGGCTGGCTTACGGACGCGCCATGGACAACACCCGGATGAAGACCGAGCTCGGGTATCAGCCCAAGTGGACCACCATCGGGGCATTTGGGGATTACGTAAGGGGACGCGGGATCACTCCAGTTATCGAGCCGGAGTGGGTACGCTCATTGGGAGATCGCGCGGTGGCTTTCGCGCAGAAGATCAGTTCGTGA
- a CDS encoding helix-turn-helix domain-containing protein, with product MTSMNGPSARDGAGAKPGRDASAAGQSGKAQFLTVAEVAALMRVSKMTVYRLVHNGELPAVRVGRSFRVHAKAVNDLLQASYFDAG from the coding sequence ATGACGTCAATGAACGGGCCATCCGCACGCGACGGGGCCGGCGCCAAGCCGGGCCGGGACGCGTCGGCTGCTGGCCAATCCGGGAAGGCTCAGTTCCTTACAGTCGCTGAGGTTGCCGCGCTGATGCGCGTCAGCAAGATGACTGTCTACCGGCTGGTACACAACGGAGAGCTGCCCGCGGTGCGGGTTGGCCGGTCGTTCCGGGTGCACGCCAAGGCGGTAAACGATCTGCTGCAGGCCTCCTACTTCGACGCCGGGTAG